The Mycolicibacterium monacense genome contains the following window.
GTGGGCCTGGCGGCCCTGCTCGTGGTGACGCTGGCCGTCGGCGTCTACCTGGTGTGGCCGTCGCGTACCGGCAACAAGATCACCGCCTATTTCACCTCGGCGGTCGGCCTGTACCCGGGTGACGAGGTGCGCATCGTCGGCGTCCCCGTCGGCAAGATCGACTCGATCGACCCGCGGGCCGAAGACGTCAAGGTGACGATGACGCTCGACCACGGTGTGCAGGTGCCCGCCGACGCCAAGGCGCTGATGATCGCACCGAACCTGGTCGCCGCACGGTTCATCCAGCTCACGCCGGCCTACACCGGCGGTCCGGTCATGCAGGACGGCGCGGCCATCGGCCTGGACCGCACCGCGGTTCCGGTCGAGTGGGACGAGGTCAAGGAACAGCTGACCGCGCTCAGCGCACAACTGGGCCCGCAGCAGGGTTCGATGCAGGGCCCGCTGAGCGCGTTCGTCAACCAGGCCGCCGACACCTTCGACGGCAACGGCGACTCGTTCCGGCAGGCGCTGCGCGAACTGTCCCAGACCGCGGGCCGTCTCGGCGATTCCCGCACCGACCTGTTCGGTACCGTGCGCAACCTCCAGGTGCTGGTGAACGCGCTGTCGAACAGCAACGAGCAGATCGTGCAGTTCTCCAACCACGTGGCCTCGGTGTCGCAGGTCCTCGCCGAGAGCACCGCCGACCTCGACAACACACTGGGCACGCTCAACCAGGCGCTGGTCGACGTCCGCGACCTCCTCGACGAGAGCAACGATGCGCTGATCGGACAGATCGGCCGGTTGGCGGACTTCACCCAGATCCTCACCGACCACAGCGAGGACATCGAGCAGATTCTGCACGTGACGCCCAACGGTCTGGCCAACTTCTACAACATCTACAACCCGGCCCAGGGCACCGTCGGCGGTCTGCTGACACTGCCGAACTTCGCCAACCCGGTGCAGTTCATCTGCGGTGGCACCTTCGACGCGGGCGCGACGCCGGACAACTACAAGCGCGCCGAGATCTGCCGTCAGCGCATGGGTCCGGTGTTCAAGCGGATCGCGATGAACTTCCCGCCGCTGCTGTTCCATCCGATCAACAGCATCACCGCGTACAAGGGTCAGATCCTCTACGACACCCCGGAGACCGAGGCCAAGGCAAGGACGCCGGTGCCCTACCTGCAGTGGCAGAACGCGCCGGGCGTCACCCCGCCGGACCCCGCGGCCGCCGAAGCGGATCTCAACGCGCTGTTCCTGCCGCCCGCCCCGGCGGCGCCCGCCGCACCGGCTGCCCCGGCGGCTCCCGCGGCACCACCGCCACCCCCGGGTAACTCCCTCAACGGCGTCCCGTTGGGACCGCTGCCGGCCGAGGGAGGTGCTGGATGATCGTGCGAGGCAAGGTTTCTCGTGTCGGTTACCGGTCGATCGCGCTGGGCAGCGGGGCCCTGCTGTTGGCGGGGTGTCAGTTCGGCGGCCTGAACTCGTTGAACATGCCCGGCACCGCGGGTCACGGCGCGGGGTCCTACAAGATCAGCGTCGAGCTGCCCGATGTGTCGACGCTGCCGCAGAACTCGCCGGTGATGATCGACGACGTCACGGTGGGCAGCGTCTCCGGTATCAACGCCGTGCAGCGGTCCGACGGCACGTTCTACGCGGCCGTCGAATTGGCCCTCGACGGCAACGTCAACCTGCCCGAGAACTCGACCGCCAAGGTGGCCCAGACCTCGCTGCTGGGCAGCCAGCACATCGAGCTGGCACCGCCGCAGGACGAACCGGAGATCGGCAAGCTCAGGGAGGGCTCGCAGATCCCGCTCGAGCGGACCGGCCGCTACCCGACCACCGAAGAGGTGCTGTCCTCGCTCGGCGTCGTGGTCAACAAGGGCAATCTCGGTGCGCTGCAGGACATCACCGACGAGGCGTACGCCGCGGTGGCGGGCCGCCAGGACAGCTTCACCGATCTGGTCCCGCGCCTCGCCGAGCTGACGACGTCGCTGGACCGCCAGACCGGCGACATCATCGCCGCGGCCGAGGGACTCAACCGCTTCGCCGGAATCCTGGCCCGCAGCAGGGACAGCCTCGGACGCACGCTCGACACACTGCCGGCCGCGCTGGACGTGCTCAACAAGAACCGCGCCAACATCGTCGACGCGTTCGCCGCGTTGCGCAGCTTCGCGATCGTGGGATCCCGGATCCTGTCGCAGACCAAGGACGACTTCGCCGCGGACTTCAAGGACCTCTACCCGGTGATCAAGTCGCTCAACGACAACGTCGACGACTTCATCAAGTCCCTCGAGTTCCTGCCGACGTTCCCGTTCCACTACAAGTACCTGCGTAACGCGGTGCGCGGCGACTATCTGAACGTGTTCACCACGTTCGACCTGACGCTGCGCCGGATCGGGGAGTCGGTGTTCACCACCTCACTCGGACTCGACCCGAACATGAAGCGGATCAGCGAGGTCGTCAATCCGCCGGACTTCCTCACCGGCGCGATGGCCAACCTGTCGGGTCAGGCGGCGGATCCGTTCAAGATCCCGCCCGGCACGGCGACCCAACACGAGGCGGCGCCCTGATGCTGACCCGGCTGACCAAACTGCAACTGTCGATCTTCGCCGTCGTCACGGTCCTCACCGTCGGCGCGATCTCGCTGTTCTATCTGCACCTGCCTGCCGCGGTCGGCATCGGGGCCTACGACGTCACCGCCAAGTTCACCGCCGGCGGTGGCCTCTACGAGAACGCCAACGTCACCTACCGGGGCGTGACGGTCGGCCGGGTCGAGAAGGTGGGGCTGGCCGACGACGGGGTCGTCGCCTCGATGCGGCTCAACAGCGGCACCCCGGTGCCGGAGAACGTCACCGCGACGGTCAAGAGCGTCTCGGCGATCGGTGAGCAGTACATCGACCTGGTACCGCCGGAGCGGGTTTCGCAATCGATGCTGCGCGACGGGGCGAACATCGGACTGGACCGCACCGCGATCGGCCAGGACATCTCCGGGCTCCTCGAGGAAGCCGACCGGCTGGTCAGCAGCATCGGCGACAGCAGGATCCAGGAGGTGCTGCGCGAGACGTTCAAGGCGTTCAACGGCTCCGGTCCCGAGCTGTCGCGGCTGATCCAGTCTTCGCGGTTGCTGGTCGACGAGGCCAACGCGAACTACGACGAGGTCTCACAGCTGATCGACCAGGCGGGTCCGTTCCTCGAGGCGCAGATCCGTAGCGGCGAAGACATCCGCGCGCTGGCCGACGGATTGGCCGACGTCACCGGCAACGTGGCCGGCGCGGATTCGCAGCTGCGCACGACTCTGCAGACGGTGCCCGGCACCACCCGGGCGGCCAACACGACGTTCGAGGGCATCCGGCCGACCTTCCCGGTGCTGGCCGCCAACCTCGCGAACTTCGGCCGCATCGGCGTCATCTACAACAAGTCGCTCGAGCAGGCACTGGTGATCTTCCCGGCGCTGCTGGCCGCGCTGAACACCGTCGCAGGCGGTGTGCCGCAGGACGAGGGCGGCAAACTGGACTTCAAGATCCACCTCAACGATCCGCCCACCTGCTCGGTGGGCTTCCTGCCACCGACGGCGATCCGCACGCCGGCCGACACGACGCTGCGCGACCTGCCGGGGGATCTTTATTGCAAGGCCCCGCACAACGACCCGACCGTCGTACGCGGCGCCCGCAACTACCCGTGCATGGAGTTCCCGGGCAAGCGTGCGCCCACCGTGGCCCTGTGCCGCGATCCCAAGGGTTTCGTGCCGATCGGCAGCAATCCGTGGCGCGGACCGCCGGTGCCCATCGGTGAACCGATCCAGGATCCGCGGATGATCCTGCCGCAGAACAAGTTCCCGTTCATCCCCCCGCAGGTGGACCCCGATCCGGGGCCGCCGGCGGTGCAGCTGCCGCCGGGTGTGGCGCCCGGTCCGGGACCGGCTCCGCACGCGCCGTTCCCGCTTCCGGTGCCGCCGAGTGACCCGGGTGTTCCGGTGCCGCTGCCGTACTACGGGCCGCCGGATCACCTCGTCCCGCCCTACGGCCGCCCACCACCGGCGCCACCGCCACCGCCACCGTCGCTGGCTCCGCCGCCACCGGCCGATGCACCGCCGGTGCCTGCGCCGGAACCGCCGCCGGGACCGGGTCCGCTGCCGGGTCCGCTACCCGCGGAGGCCCCGCTGGCCAGTGGTCCGATGACGGCCAGCTACGACTCCAGGACGGGCGTGTTCGCCGATCCCGCCGGCGGGATTGGCGTGTACGCCCCGGGCGCTGACAAACTGGCGCCTGCGGAAAACTGGGCAGACCTGATGATGGCTCCAAGGCAGATGTGATGACTGAACAATCGGCTTCGACCACGAAGCCGGTGCGCCGGCGCGCGTCCCGCGCGGCCGGCCCGGCGAACGGCACCGTCAGTGAGACGGTGGCCGCCGACCTGCGGGTCGAGGCACCGGCGACCATCCGGGTGCGCAGCCCGCGTCCGGCGGCGCCCCCACCGCGCCGTCAGCCGCACCGCAGGCTGGTCGCGGCGGTGGCGCTGGGCGGGCTCGCGGTCGTGCTGGCCGCGGTGACCACGCTGGTCGGGGTGTGGTCGGCGCAGCAAAGCGATGCCGACGCGACACAGGCCCGTCAGCAGCGGTTCGTCGACACCGCGGCGCAGACCGTGGTCAACATGTTCAGCTACACCCAGGACACCATCGACGAGAGCGTGAACCGGTTCGTCGACGGCACCAGCGGTCCGCTGCGCGACATGCTCAGCCAGGGCGAGAACGTCGACAACCTCAAGGCGCTGTTCCGTGAGACCGAGGCCAGCTCCGAGGCCGTCATCAACGGTGCCGCGCTGGAGAAACTCGACGACATCGCCGACAACGCCTCGGTGCTGGTGGCGGTGCGCGTGACGATCACCGACATCGACGGCAACAACCAACCGTCGCAGCCGTACCGGTTGCGGGTGATCGTCCACGAGGACGACAACGGCCACATGACCGGGTACGACCTGAAGTACCCCGACGGCGGTAACTGATGGGGAAGTGGTCGACCCGGCTGGCGGGTGTGGTGAGCGTGCTGTGCGCGGTGGCCTTCGTGGCGCTGGCCGCGGTGGGCGGCTCGCTGTTCTGGGAACGTGTCGAGACGCGCGGTGCGCAGCAGGCCGCGGCCGAACTGGCTCCGCTGGCGGCCGAG
Protein-coding sequences here:
- a CDS encoding MCE family protein — encoded protein: MIVRGKVSRVGYRSIALGSGALLLAGCQFGGLNSLNMPGTAGHGAGSYKISVELPDVSTLPQNSPVMIDDVTVGSVSGINAVQRSDGTFYAAVELALDGNVNLPENSTAKVAQTSLLGSQHIELAPPQDEPEIGKLREGSQIPLERTGRYPTTEEVLSSLGVVVNKGNLGALQDITDEAYAAVAGRQDSFTDLVPRLAELTTSLDRQTGDIIAAAEGLNRFAGILARSRDSLGRTLDTLPAALDVLNKNRANIVDAFAALRSFAIVGSRILSQTKDDFAADFKDLYPVIKSLNDNVDDFIKSLEFLPTFPFHYKYLRNAVRGDYLNVFTTFDLTLRRIGESVFTTSLGLDPNMKRISEVVNPPDFLTGAMANLSGQAADPFKIPPGTATQHEAAP
- a CDS encoding MCE family protein yields the protein MTRGDSVKSRGRWMRVGLAALLVVTLAVGVYLVWPSRTGNKITAYFTSAVGLYPGDEVRIVGVPVGKIDSIDPRAEDVKVTMTLDHGVQVPADAKALMIAPNLVAARFIQLTPAYTGGPVMQDGAAIGLDRTAVPVEWDEVKEQLTALSAQLGPQQGSMQGPLSAFVNQAADTFDGNGDSFRQALRELSQTAGRLGDSRTDLFGTVRNLQVLVNALSNSNEQIVQFSNHVASVSQVLAESTADLDNTLGTLNQALVDVRDLLDESNDALIGQIGRLADFTQILTDHSEDIEQILHVTPNGLANFYNIYNPAQGTVGGLLTLPNFANPVQFICGGTFDAGATPDNYKRAEICRQRMGPVFKRIAMNFPPLLFHPINSITAYKGQILYDTPETEAKARTPVPYLQWQNAPGVTPPDPAAAEADLNALFLPPAPAAPAAPAAPAAPAAPPPPPGNSLNGVPLGPLPAEGGAG
- a CDS encoding MCE family protein — encoded protein: MLTRLTKLQLSIFAVVTVLTVGAISLFYLHLPAAVGIGAYDVTAKFTAGGGLYENANVTYRGVTVGRVEKVGLADDGVVASMRLNSGTPVPENVTATVKSVSAIGEQYIDLVPPERVSQSMLRDGANIGLDRTAIGQDISGLLEEADRLVSSIGDSRIQEVLRETFKAFNGSGPELSRLIQSSRLLVDEANANYDEVSQLIDQAGPFLEAQIRSGEDIRALADGLADVTGNVAGADSQLRTTLQTVPGTTRAANTTFEGIRPTFPVLAANLANFGRIGVIYNKSLEQALVIFPALLAALNTVAGGVPQDEGGKLDFKIHLNDPPTCSVGFLPPTAIRTPADTTLRDLPGDLYCKAPHNDPTVVRGARNYPCMEFPGKRAPTVALCRDPKGFVPIGSNPWRGPPVPIGEPIQDPRMILPQNKFPFIPPQVDPDPGPPAVQLPPGVAPGPGPAPHAPFPLPVPPSDPGVPVPLPYYGPPDHLVPPYGRPPPAPPPPPPSLAPPPPADAPPVPAPEPPPGPGPLPGPLPAEAPLASGPMTASYDSRTGVFADPAGGIGVYAPGADKLAPAENWADLMMAPRQM